Part of the Candidatus Dadabacteria bacterium genome is shown below.
ACAAGATTAAGAAGGATGACTTCAAAGTCGATATGTACGATAAAAAAGAGCCCATATTCGACAGGTACGGAATTGAGAGCCAGATAGAAAAAATGTACAGAAAAAAGGTCTGGATGAAGTCCGGCGGGTACCTGATCATAGACGAGGCCGAGGGGCTTACAGTGATAGACGTTAACTCGGGGAAGCTTGTCGGAGAGGAATTTCAGAAAAAAACGATAATGAAGACAAACGAAGAAGCGGCAGTCGAATCTGCAAGGCAGATAAGGCTTCGCAATCTGGTTGGAATCATAGTTATCGATTTCATAGACATGCAGACCGCCAGATCCAGAAAGAAAATAGAGTCGCTTTTCGCCGCCGAGATGAAAAAGGACAAGGCGAGAAGCACGATTCAGGAAATATCATCTTTCGGCGTAATCCAGCTTACCAGACGCAGGGTTAGGGAAAGCGTGCTTTCCGACCTGACCGAACCCTGCGATATCTGCGAGGGAAGCGGAAGGATAAAATCGATATACACCACCTGTTATGAAATACTGAGGGATATTGATCAATGGACAAAGGAAAGCGCTGAAGGACCGCTTGTCGTGCACGCCAACAAAAAAGTTATATCTACGCTCAGAGGAATAGAGGGAAGGTCTATAAGAAAAATCCAGCGGGAGAGAGGAATCAAGATAAAGTTCAAATCAGACAACGAGCTTCTCGAGAAGTTCACCATTTCCAGAGAGAGGAGTTCGGGTTAGCCTAGGGGGGCGTTTCAATTGAGTAAAGACGGATCTCTTTATCACGTGGCGATCGCCGTAAAGGATATCGAAAAGGCCGAGGATATTTACTCGAAATTGCTCGGTCTTCAGGTAGTCCACAGAGAGGATGTGGTCAACTATGGGGTTAAAACGTCAATGCTTTGCTCCGAGTCTGGAGGTGGTACTGCGATAGAGCTTATCGAACCTTTAGATGAGAATTCCCCGATTTCGGAATTCCTGAAAAAAAGAGGGGAGGGAGTTCATCACATCTGTTTTCTTGTGGACGATGTAGAGTCTTCTCTCCGGGCCCTAGAAAAAGAAGGAGTCAGGCTTATTGATGAACATCCGAGGCCGGGGTCTTACAACTGTAAAGTCGCCTTCATACATCCCAAGTCAATGAACGGAGTGCTGGTTGAACTTGCGGAGAAGATAAAGGGCTGAGGAGAAGGTCTTTGATCAGGTGTCGCTTTGTTTCTCTTCTTTATTGTCCGAGTCGTCGTCTTTTAGAGATTTTCTGAACCCGCTTATTCCCTTGCCGAGAGAAGACCCCAGATCTCCAAGCCTGCTCGGACCGAAGATTATGAGCAGGATTGCCAGTATCAGGATTAATTCCCATATGCCGAATTGCCCGAACATAGCAAGGGAATGATACACGAATACTGACGCTTCTCAAGTATTTTCAGGATGATACTCTGAATTTACGGATATTAAGTCTGTGTGGATGGATGAATTGAGATTGACATTCTATGTTTTGAATGCATGATCTCCACTGGAAAAGCACGCAATGAACCTTCTGTATATGGAAAGAGCGCTTGAAACCATGCTCATAAAAGCAGTTTCGCGGTTTTCGTCTGTGCTTGTGAGCGGACCGCGTCAGTACGGCAAAACGACCCCGTTGCAGCAGTTGTTCGAAAGTAGCTGTCTTTATGTCTTCTTTGAGTTGCCTGACATCCGCGGCGGAGAGCTTCACCACGTACAGATGGGCCGGCCTGTAGTAACGCCATGCGGGTGATCACGGGAGCGAGCGGCCATATCGGTGGCGTGCTTGCGCGGGCCCTGGTCGGACGGCGCGACACCTGCCCGGTCCGCGCGATATTCCGCAGGGGGCAGGGCACCGCCGCGGATCTTGACGTCGAGTGGGTCAACGGTGACATTCTGGACAAGGAATCGCTGGTTACTGCCTTCACGGGTGCGGAAGTCGTCTTCCATCTGGCTGCGATGGTCTCGCTCGACCCCGGCAGGGCGAAAGAAGTCCATACCACGAATGTTTCAGGCACGCGTAACGTTGTCGAGGCCGCCCTTGAATGTGGCGTGAGGCGGCTCGTTCACTTTTCCTCGATTCAGGCCTACAACCAATACCCACTTGACGAAGTTCTCGATGAGAGCCGCGGTTCCGCCGATGGCTCGCGGCACGATGCCTATGACCGGTCGAAAGCCGCTGGCGAGGTGGAAATTCGCCGCGGCATCGATCGCGGTCTGGATGCCGTAATCCTTAATCCGACCGGAGTGATCGGCCCTTTCGACGGCGGGCCTTCCCATATGGGACAGTTTTTCCTCGACCTGCACCGGAGGAAAATTCCCGCGCAGGTCGCGGGCGGCTTTGATGTGGTCGATGTGCGCGATGTCGTTGATACTGCGGTAGCCGCCGAGACGCAAGCGAAGTGTGGCGAGAACTACCTCCTGTCAGGCGGTTGGCATTCCATGCGCAATCTGGCGCTGATGTCTCAGCAAGTGACCGGGGTGAAAGTGCCCCGTCTCGTGTTACCCATGTTCGTGGCTCGATTCTGGGCGCCTTTCCAGGTCATTTTGGACCGTAGTCGCGGGCGTCGGCTCCTGTATACGCCGGCTGCGCTACGCGCCATGAGTGGCAGCAACCGTCGGATATCCAGTGCCAAGGCGCAGGCGGAACTCGGGTTCAGGTCGCGTCCCTTGGCGGATTCGGTGAGGGACACTTATCGATGGTTT
Proteins encoded:
- a CDS encoding ATP-binding protein, which gives rise to MNLLYMERALETMLIKAVSRFSSVLVSGPRQYGKTTPLQQLFESSCLYVFFELPDIRGGELHHVQMGRPVVTPCG
- a CDS encoding NAD-dependent epimerase/dehydratase family protein, with protein sequence MRVITGASGHIGGVLARALVGRRDTCPVRAIFRRGQGTAADLDVEWVNGDILDKESLVTAFTGAEVVFHLAAMVSLDPGRAKEVHTTNVSGTRNVVEAALECGVRRLVHFSSIQAYNQYPLDEVLDESRGSADGSRHDAYDRSKAAGEVEIRRGIDRGLDAVILNPTGVIGPFDGGPSHMGQFFLDLHRRKIPAQVAGGFDVVDVRDVVDTAVAAETQAKCGENYLLSGGWHSMRNLALMSQQVTGVKVPRLVLPMFVARFWAPFQVILDRSRGRRLLYTPAALRAMSGSNRRISSAKAQAELGFRSRPLADSVRDTYRWFDERGMLGENG
- the mce gene encoding methylmalonyl-CoA epimerase, with the protein product MSKDGSLYHVAIAVKDIEKAEDIYSKLLGLQVVHREDVVNYGVKTSMLCSESGGGTAIELIEPLDENSPISEFLKKRGEGVHHICFLVDDVESSLRALEKEGVRLIDEHPRPGSYNCKVAFIHPKSMNGVLVELAEKIKG
- the tatA gene encoding twin-arginine translocase TatA/TatE family subunit, with amino-acid sequence MFGQFGIWELILILAILLIIFGPSRLGDLGSSLGKGISGFRKSLKDDDSDNKEEKQSDT